The following proteins come from a genomic window of Candidatus Thermoplasmatota archaeon:
- a CDS encoding 50S ribosomal protein L21e, with amino-acid sequence MGRTSRGPRRRTRKKLQKRARERGLSPITRRFVEYAEGDLADIVIDPSVQRGQPHPRFHGLTGRILARRGRAYLVRVKTGNMFKQVIVRPEHLRKSR; translated from the coding sequence ATGGGAAGAACCTCGAGAGGCCCGAGAAGAAGGACGCGAAAGAAGCTCCAGAAGAGAGCAAGGGAGAGGGGACTCTCTCCAATAACGAGGCGCTTCGTGGAGTACGCGGAGGGGGACCTCGCGGACATCGTGATAGATCCGAGCGTCCAGAGGGGGCAGCCTCACCCACGATTCCATGGACTCACTGGAAGGATTTTGGCCAGAAGGGGAAGGGCGTACCTGGTGAGAGTGAAAACTGGGAACATGTTCAAGCAGGTCATCGTACGTCCTGAGCACTTACGTAAGTCTAGATAG
- a CDS encoding DUF655 domain-containing protein — MEDHAHILDYLPHGRHEGSRYKREPVAYALGEDEFKLFELTPKENVPLTVGDRVYIGKDIDKREQILHVKRRVSYDELTNAAQSELPFVIEIVVKMKEEKFIQFYNHAQAITTRFHMLELLPGLGKKTMWAVIEERRKGLFKNFDEVAKRVANIHSPEKLIVKRIEQELSDPEQKYHLFVAK, encoded by the coding sequence TTGGAGGACCACGCGCACATATTAGATTACCTTCCTCACGGACGACACGAGGGGTCGCGGTACAAGAGGGAGCCCGTCGCGTACGCCCTTGGCGAGGACGAGTTCAAGCTCTTCGAGCTTACGCCCAAGGAGAACGTACCGCTCACCGTTGGCGACAGGGTCTACATCGGGAAGGACATCGACAAGAGGGAACAGATACTCCACGTGAAGAGGAGGGTCAGCTACGACGAGCTCACGAACGCGGCGCAGAGCGAGCTGCCTTTCGTCATCGAGATTGTGGTCAAGATGAAGGAGGAGAAGTTCATCCAGTTCTACAATCACGCTCAGGCGATAACCACGAGATTCCACATGCTCGAGCTGCTGCCGGGACTCGGGAAGAAGACGATGTGGGCTGTCATCGAGGAGAGGAGGAAAGGGCTCTTCAAGAACTTCGACGAGGTCGCCAAAAGAGTCGCCAACATCCACAGTCCCGAGAAGCTGATAGTCAAGCGGATTGAGCAGGAGCTGTCCGACCCCGAGCAAAAGTATCATCTATTCGTCGCGAAATAA
- a CDS encoding RNA polymerase Rpb4 family protein yields MDEKLLSLGEVKKLLEKEAKVRELAPEQLLALQHTEAFARLSPAKAKKLVKELTKLEHVSEFHAYKIADLLPTHPDDVRAVFAKERFTLGKEEIEKVIKIVENYL; encoded by the coding sequence GTGGACGAGAAACTTTTGTCCCTTGGGGAAGTGAAGAAACTACTCGAAAAGGAAGCGAAGGTGAGGGAGCTCGCACCGGAACAGTTGCTGGCTCTTCAGCACACCGAGGCGTTCGCCAGACTGAGTCCCGCAAAGGCGAAGAAGCTCGTGAAGGAGCTGACCAAGCTGGAGCACGTGAGCGAGTTTCATGCCTACAAGATCGCAGATCTGCTTCCCACTCATCCGGATGATGTCAGGGCCGTGTTCGCGAAGGAACGGTTCACGCTCGGCAAGGAAGAGATCGAGAAGGTAATCAAGATCGTGGAGAACTACCTTTAG
- a CDS encoding DUF3795 domain-containing protein gives MFKKETGFELAAPCGLYCGNCEIFRAFRDDDFEALAGYAKEMNSPIDRVKCEGCRSDFTMFWCPECEVRRCNEEKSVSFCFECEDFPCVRLIEFEDQAPHHSLCIENLERMTEVGISAWLEEQDELWRCSRCRTKVTYYTEKCPNCSNEIAEERSRPLTDRSC, from the coding sequence GTGTTCAAGAAGGAGACGGGATTCGAGCTCGCCGCCCCTTGCGGCCTTTACTGCGGGAATTGCGAGATATTCAGGGCATTCCGGGACGACGATTTTGAGGCTTTGGCGGGATACGCGAAGGAGATGAACAGCCCGATCGACAGGGTCAAGTGCGAGGGTTGCAGAAGCGACTTCACGATGTTCTGGTGCCCCGAGTGCGAGGTCAGGCGGTGCAATGAGGAGAAGAGCGTGTCCTTCTGCTTCGAGTGTGAGGACTTCCCATGTGTGCGTCTGATCGAGTTCGAAGACCAGGCCCCCCACCATTCGCTGTGCATCGAGAACCTGGAGAGGATGACCGAGGTTGGCATAAGCGCGTGGCTTGAGGAGCAGGATGAGTTGTGGAGGTGCTCTCGTTGCAGGACCAAGGTGACCTACTACACGGAGAAGTGCCCTAACTGCTCGAACGAGATTGCGGAGGAGCGGTCCCGGCCCTTGACGGATCGCTCATGTTGA